A window of Ignavibacterium sp. contains these coding sequences:
- a CDS encoding choice-of-anchor J domain-containing protein yields MNKKIILKFHLLIMVLMILFQLESSAQVSVMNFTSSSGTYSEITGGTLLGSTTSDDQYFVDPGVPLGGTTRTGPGFPIGFDFVINGNTFDRFGINNNGWISLGKSALSPSVDMNTSSSYNPLSSTTAITPPELRTRIAGLGRDLQAQTGAELRYELLGTAPNRTLVIQWKGYRKFGATGDDYNFQIRLNETSNTVEIVYGTMTNNATSATAQVGIGGSTASDFNNRTTTTDWTASSPGTTNSASMTLSSTVFPPSGLTYEWSTPSDLPPTISFTPLTNTSSTSNRVLTAQITDDFGIAGAPNDPRLYFKKKSDVSFVYVNPSSVVGDNYTFTFDYSLLSSSVVSGDTIVYYIAAQDNAGQTTTNPVGGSGTPPGINPPANFESYRILQVFALPYLQDFNAGTSLPPDWGGNMLVLANHGTSGSNGLTRNLYSSVTTANSTTPIVGPITSNSELVFDYRIVNWSGYPNNATTLGADQFFIRISTDDGNTYNTVYTIDSSNHVVSTSFATITIPIGAYSGQNIVVRWDLQWASGDYYFDIDNVKIRETPLGPPNPAIVVSPADNATNVDINTSLNWLSGGGAPETGYRIYFGTDGGGVTPPTNILNNVDLGLVTSYTPASPLSYNTTYYWMIVPYNGSGDATGNAIWSFTTGADPTITSFPYVQDFEGSFPPTGWSNYGTKLWTQTLTGGLSGSKGARVSYTPAGSANLQTPPVVLPAAPHRIKFWWKDNDIFARPLSNNGEASEEGPEIIGQDTTYFEISTDAGTTWTSLAFLSAASPQSAYSEVFVDLTSYANQTVSFRWRDESNGTSSAYGTGLDQITIEEIPATPIFVITPTSQDFGTAIVGNTVSRNFTISNTGSVTLTINTGGITLTGANADQFSLGSITYPINLNNGESTQITVDFAPTSAGSKSANLEIVHNAPGSPAVVPLTGNALPAGILFEDFTGTTFPPEGWLTINNDGGTKNWVRNTGKFNSAPASASSSWESSTLRNDDWLITPKLSVASGDSIIFWVSAASISFPEELVLKVGNSANPNGVWTTIDSIIVSSTSWERKSYSLDAFAGQNVYIAFVNRGLDQFTVYLDDIIGPTKYVTQNDLGIIAYEESQGTLRENIFSPTGISRDISAKLKNDQSNSEILSLNRVELSILSTEKANLTVEAPVNFKAVVKNFGALTQNSYQVAWTIDGNVQTPVSNTQPLVSGASDTLTLTWASPTEGLHQTRAWVVLAGDENPLNDTSAVVNFYVSPANTIFSERFEGTFPPAGWLTVNRDGGGLIGPWFAGNPAVFVAFEGNGYAADNFNTANGFYIDDYLITPNTGGLVEGTSVDSLVFWAYSNPSIYPDSLQILVSTTGTDTADFTTVLGYIAVPKTGWTRLAFELPNSANRYIAFRYLIYDGGPSGNNSDYFGIDAVEIHRHTSSPSTFQLTVNVSNGWNMVSVPGQHPVDQNVTTWWSGKDPAANVFKFQGAYQPVTTVQPGLGYWMKHLGANTYNTGDEWPAGGINIVPHDPLTATAGWNLIGGYEFLAPTAALTTTPSGLISGFVYGYTPGTGYQVASDLVPGYGYWVKLTAAGQINVNPGPKANFKLSDFIPDDFAKIIITDNAGKSYTLYVAQGKQAQKTSLDLFELPPVPFTDMFDVRYTSGRFVEDLGSAMKTIQMQGVEYPVRVRVEGMMLRITDETGKAINERVKSGEEITISNSQISKLNVMSDIIPDKYSLEQNYPNPFNPTTTIEFSLPEDVENVRLTIYNALGEKVAELVNGKMEAGRYRYQWNAGNVATGLYIYELKTNKFSSVKKMMLLK; encoded by the coding sequence ATGAATAAAAAAATAATATTAAAGTTTCATTTATTGATTATGGTACTGATGATTCTCTTTCAATTAGAATCCTCAGCACAAGTAAGTGTGATGAACTTTACTTCTTCATCAGGAACATACTCAGAAATAACCGGAGGAACTTTACTCGGTTCAACCACATCTGATGACCAATATTTTGTTGACCCTGGAGTTCCTTTAGGTGGAACAACCAGAACTGGTCCTGGATTCCCAATTGGTTTTGATTTCGTAATCAACGGAAATACTTTCGATAGATTCGGTATTAACAACAATGGCTGGATTTCATTAGGTAAATCAGCTCTTTCACCTTCGGTCGATATGAATACAAGTAGCTCTTATAATCCTTTATCTTCTACTACAGCTATTACTCCTCCCGAGCTAAGAACAAGAATAGCAGGTTTAGGAAGAGACTTACAAGCACAAACTGGAGCTGAATTAAGATATGAATTATTAGGTACTGCTCCTAACCGAACTTTGGTCATACAATGGAAAGGTTACAGAAAATTTGGAGCTACAGGAGATGATTATAATTTTCAAATCAGATTAAACGAAACCAGCAACACCGTTGAAATTGTATATGGTACGATGACAAATAACGCTACTTCGGCTACAGCACAAGTAGGTATTGGCGGATCTACAGCAAGTGATTTTAATAATAGAACAACAACTACCGATTGGACTGCCTCAAGTCCGGGTACAACTAATTCAGCTTCAATGACTTTATCAAGTACTGTTTTTCCTCCTTCAGGTTTGACATATGAATGGTCGACTCCCTCAGATTTACCACCAACAATTTCATTTACACCGTTAACCAATACAAGTAGTACATCAAACAGAGTTTTGACTGCACAAATTACTGATGATTTTGGCATCGCAGGTGCTCCTAATGACCCAAGATTATATTTTAAGAAAAAAAGTGATGTATCTTTTGTTTATGTGAATCCAAGTTCTGTTGTTGGTGATAATTATACATTCACTTTTGATTATTCATTACTAAGCAGTTCAGTTGTAAGTGGAGATACAATTGTTTATTATATTGCAGCTCAAGATAATGCTGGACAAACTACAACAAATCCTGTTGGTGGAAGTGGTACTCCTCCTGGAATAAATCCTCCTGCAAATTTTGAATCTTACAGAATACTTCAGGTTTTTGCTTTGCCTTACTTACAGGACTTTAATGCAGGGACTTCGTTACCTCCTGATTGGGGCGGTAATATGTTAGTATTAGCAAACCATGGTACAAGTGGAAGTAATGGCTTAACAAGAAACTTATACTCAAGTGTAACTACTGCAAATTCAACAACTCCAATTGTAGGTCCAATAACTTCAAACTCTGAACTTGTCTTTGATTACAGAATTGTTAATTGGTCAGGTTACCCCAATAATGCTACTACACTGGGCGCTGATCAATTTTTTATAAGAATTAGTACTGATGATGGTAACACATATAACACAGTTTATACTATTGATTCATCAAATCATGTCGTAAGCACAAGTTTCGCTACAATCACTATTCCAATTGGAGCTTATTCAGGTCAGAATATTGTTGTTAGGTGGGATTTGCAATGGGCGTCAGGAGATTATTACTTTGACATTGATAATGTGAAAATAAGAGAAACTCCCCTCGGTCCACCAAATCCGGCAATTGTTGTTTCCCCTGCTGACAATGCCACAAATGTTGATATAAATACAAGTCTCAACTGGTTAAGTGGCGGTGGTGCACCTGAAACAGGTTACAGAATTTATTTTGGAACAGACGGTGGTGGAGTTACACCTCCAACTAATATTCTTAACAATGTTGATTTAGGGTTGGTCACTTCTTATACACCAGCGTCCCCTTTATCATATAATACAACTTATTACTGGATGATCGTGCCCTATAACGGAAGTGGTGACGCAACAGGTAATGCAATATGGTCATTCACTACTGGAGCTGATCCTACAATTACTTCATTCCCTTATGTTCAGGACTTTGAGGGTTCATTCCCGCCAACAGGTTGGTCGAACTACGGTACTAAACTATGGACTCAAACTCTCACCGGTGGATTAAGCGGAAGTAAAGGGGCCAGAGTTTCTTATACTCCGGCAGGTTCTGCTAATTTGCAAACACCTCCTGTAGTTTTACCAGCAGCTCCACATAGAATTAAATTCTGGTGGAAAGATAATGATATCTTCGCAAGACCTTTAAGCAATAATGGCGAAGCTTCAGAGGAAGGTCCGGAAATAATTGGACAGGATACAACATATTTTGAAATATCAACTGATGCAGGAACTACCTGGACTTCTTTAGCATTCCTTTCTGCTGCAAGTCCACAATCAGCTTATTCTGAAGTTTTTGTTGATTTGACTTCTTATGCAAATCAAACAGTAAGCTTCAGGTGGCGAGATGAAAGCAACGGTACCTCCAGTGCTTATGGTACAGGTTTAGATCAGATTACAATTGAAGAAATTCCTGCTACGCCTATATTCGTAATTACGCCAACATCTCAGGATTTTGGTACCGCAATAGTTGGCAATACTGTATCAAGGAATTTCACTATTTCGAATACAGGTTCTGTTACTCTAACAATTAATACTGGCGGTATTACACTTACAGGTGCAAATGCTGATCAATTCTCTTTAGGAAGTATTACTTATCCAATAAACCTGAATAATGGAGAAAGCACTCAAATTACGGTTGACTTTGCACCTACCAGTGCAGGTAGTAAATCTGCAAATCTGGAAATAGTTCATAATGCTCCCGGTTCACCTGCAGTAGTTCCTCTGACAGGAAATGCATTACCTGCAGGGATATTGTTTGAAGATTTTACTGGAACAACTTTTCCACCTGAAGGTTGGTTAACAATCAATAATGATGGTGGTACAAAAAATTGGGTGCGAAATACTGGGAAATTTAATTCTGCTCCCGCTTCTGCATCATCAAGTTGGGAATCTTCTACATTAAGAAACGATGATTGGCTGATTACACCAAAATTGTCAGTCGCTTCAGGTGATTCGATTATTTTCTGGGTAAGTGCTGCATCAATAAGTTTTCCAGAAGAATTAGTGCTCAAAGTAGGTAATTCTGCAAATCCTAATGGTGTATGGACAACTATTGATTCTATCATAGTTTCCTCAACCTCGTGGGAAAGAAAATCTTACAGTTTAGATGCCTTCGCCGGTCAGAATGTTTATATAGCATTTGTTAACAGAGGATTAGATCAATTCACAGTATATCTTGATGATATTATTGGTCCTACAAAATATGTAACGCAAAATGACCTGGGAATCATCGCATATGAAGAATCTCAGGGAACCCTAAGAGAAAATATTTTTTCTCCCACGGGAATCAGCAGAGATATTTCAGCAAAATTAAAAAATGATCAATCTAATTCAGAGATACTTTCTCTTAACAGAGTTGAGCTAAGTATTTTATCGACTGAAAAAGCTAATTTAACTGTAGAAGCACCTGTTAATTTTAAAGCTGTTGTTAAGAATTTCGGTGCTTTGACACAAAATAGTTACCAGGTTGCCTGGACGATAGATGGCAATGTACAAACTCCTGTTTCGAACACCCAACCATTAGTTTCTGGTGCATCTGATACATTAACTTTAACCTGGGCTTCACCTACCGAAGGTCTCCATCAGACAAGAGCCTGGGTAGTATTAGCAGGTGATGAAAATCCGTTAAATGATACTTCTGCTGTAGTTAATTTCTATGTTTCTCCTGCAAACACAATTTTTTCAGAAAGATTTGAAGGAACTTTCCCACCAGCAGGATGGTTAACTGTCAATCGTGATGGTGGAGGGTTAATAGGTCCCTGGTTTGCAGGTAATCCAGCAGTTTTTGTTGCTTTTGAAGGAAATGGTTATGCTGCTGATAATTTTAATACCGCGAATGGTTTCTATATTGATGATTATTTAATTACTCCAAATACTGGTGGTTTGGTTGAAGGCACTTCCGTTGATTCCTTGGTCTTCTGGGCTTACTCGAATCCCTCAATTTACCCGGACTCATTACAAATTCTCGTATCGACCACTGGTACCGATACAGCAGATTTTACCACTGTCCTTGGCTATATTGCAGTACCAAAAACCGGTTGGACAAGACTGGCATTTGAGTTACCAAATTCTGCAAATAGATACATTGCATTCAGATATTTAATCTATGACGGTGGCCCAAGTGGTAATAATTCTGATTACTTCGGAATTGATGCTGTAGAAATTCACAGACATACAAGTTCACCTTCTACTTTCCAACTTACAGTTAATGTATCAAATGGTTGGAATATGGTTTCTGTTCCTGGTCAACATCCTGTTGATCAGAATGTTACTACCTGGTGGTCTGGTAAAGACCCTGCTGCAAATGTATTTAAGTTCCAGGGTGCTTATCAACCTGTCACTACTGTTCAGCCCGGTCTCGGTTACTGGATGAAACATCTTGGTGCTAATACTTACAACACAGGTGATGAATGGCCTGCTGGCGGTATCAATATCGTTCCTCACGATCCTCTTACTGCTACTGCTGGTTGGAACCTCATCGGTGGTTATGAGTTCTTAGCTCCTACTGCGGCTCTTACTACTACACCATCCGGACTTATCTCTGGATTTGTCTATGGTTACACTCCTGGCACTGGTTATCAGGTTGCATCTGACCTTGTGCCTGGCTATGGCTACTGGGTTAAACTTACTGCTGCTGGTCAGATTAATGTTAATCCCGGTCCTAAAGCCAACTTCAAACTATCTGACTTTATCCCTGATGACTTCGCTAAGATTATCATCACTGATAATGCAGGTAAGTCTTATACTCTCTATGTTGCTCAGGGTAAACAGGCTCAGAAGACTTCACTTGATTTATTCGAACTTCCTCCTGTGCCATTTACAGATATGTTTGATGTAAGATACACATCGGGAAGATTTGTTGAAGATTTGGGCAGTGCAATGAAGACAATACAGATGCAGGGAGTTGAATATCCTGTAAGAGTAAGAGTAGAAGGAATGATGCTTAGGATAACAGATGAGACAGGAAAAGCAATAAATGAGAGAGTTAAGTCAGGCGAAGAGATAACAATCAGCAACTCACAGATAAGCAAGTTGAATGTGATGAGTGATATTATTCCTGATAAATATTCACTTGAACAGAACTACCCGAATCCATTCAACCCAACGACAACGATAGAGTTCTCGTTGCCGGAGGATGTAGAGAATGTAAGATTGACGATATACAATGCATTGGGAGAGAAGGTAGCAGAGTTAGTAAACGGAAAGATGGAAGCAGGCAGATACAGATATCAGTGGAATGCTGGAAATGTTGCTACAGGATTGTATATCTATGAACTTAAGACAAACAAATTCTCTTCTGTTAAGAAGATGATGTTGTTGAAGTAA
- a CDS encoding choice-of-anchor D domain-containing protein codes for MRKLFSILALVVMFVSLAYGQAAVDIQMTFGDGVALNNQIRFGLDLNATNGIDPSLGESDLPPFPPAGAFEARFDLTPYAGSALSSYQDYRPAAAFPFSGTVEHRIIWQLGDGNTGFYIGYNLPPEATIQIVDELGGIIFNSGTLSGSGTYHITAPLTSARMTVTYTNIGNVPSPGFSLNPSSLNFGPVAVGSSSAAQTVTVSNTGTLDLTITNITSDNAQFTFTSAALPITVPAGGNTTVDVTFSPTSLGNQSGNIIFTHNAPGSPTSLPVQGVGADAGPTFAVSPASVNFGNVSVGNTVTANVTVTNNGLSNPLVISSAVTSPGDFSVSPASATVPPLGSQVFTVSFTPSAGGTINGTLTFTHNAPGSPNTVNLTGNGVAVFGLIFAQDTVYNLEDSSYTETMQLKSLGTKAQALQFRLLVNKSAGDNVFLTFQNIQKGSDVSDPSWVLQYNVFRGPITSNGASVDSIYVLLYNLNQNGGLDPGDYNNLFTVKYRVADLPALVDTSRSTFKITNAEASTYQGFPINITPSRNTLTVLATNRVRSYGDVNGDGFIDILDLIDVVDHIVGRDSLDAAEFVRADIAPWTIGAPDPSPDGFVNVQDLAVIQNIILTGFYPSGVQVNNKPTAQQDILAKSNGDEEAKLILYLNKNGIAMHLDSKVAIRGVQVHFGQLPDNPGNVNMESQLGGGYYFHQVDLLRVLMYDQAGQKYIEEGRHYVGNIPFTIQRPQDISIDKLILVSLDKRKLTNIKVEIIYGDAPLPYDYELFQNFPNPFNPSTSVMFTVPKNGLVTIKVYDMLGQEVATLVNEVVERGVYTVNWDGLTDKGGYVASGNYIYRMVAGDFVKSRKMMLIK; via the coding sequence ATGCGTAAACTATTTTCAATCCTTGCTCTGGTTGTAATGTTCGTAAGTTTAGCATACGGACAAGCAGCCGTTGATATCCAAATGACATTTGGGGATGGTGTTGCACTGAATAATCAAATAAGATTCGGTCTGGATTTAAATGCTACTAATGGAATAGACCCGAGCTTAGGCGAAAGTGATCTTCCTCCATTCCCACCAGCCGGTGCCTTTGAGGCAAGATTTGACCTCACACCTTATGCTGGATCTGCTTTAAGTTCTTATCAGGACTACCGACCTGCAGCTGCCTTCCCATTCAGTGGAACAGTTGAACACAGAATCATCTGGCAGCTGGGAGATGGAAATACAGGTTTCTATATTGGTTACAATTTACCGCCTGAAGCAACAATTCAAATTGTAGATGAACTTGGAGGAATAATATTCAATAGTGGTACATTAAGCGGTTCAGGTACTTATCACATTACTGCACCATTAACATCTGCAAGAATGACTGTTACTTATACAAATATTGGAAATGTTCCTTCGCCGGGTTTTAGCTTAAATCCGTCATCATTAAACTTTGGACCTGTTGCTGTTGGTTCAAGCTCTGCAGCTCAAACTGTTACGGTTTCAAATACAGGAACATTGGATTTAACGATAACAAACATCACATCAGATAATGCACAATTTACATTCACTTCTGCAGCATTACCAATTACAGTACCTGCAGGTGGTAATACAACTGTTGATGTTACATTCTCTCCTACTTCTTTAGGTAATCAATCAGGAAATATTATTTTCACACATAATGCTCCCGGATCACCAACTTCACTTCCTGTTCAGGGTGTAGGCGCAGATGCAGGACCAACATTTGCAGTTTCTCCAGCTTCTGTTAATTTCGGAAATGTTTCTGTTGGGAACACAGTTACAGCAAATGTAACAGTAACAAATAACGGATTAAGCAATCCACTGGTGATTTCAAGTGCAGTTACATCACCTGGTGATTTCTCTGTATCACCTGCTTCAGCTACAGTGCCACCATTGGGAAGTCAGGTATTTACCGTTTCATTTACTCCAAGTGCCGGAGGTACGATTAATGGTACATTGACATTTACTCACAATGCACCTGGTTCTCCAAATACAGTAAACCTTACAGGTAATGGAGTTGCTGTATTCGGTTTAATTTTCGCTCAGGATACTGTTTACAATCTTGAGGATTCTTCATACACCGAAACAATGCAATTGAAGAGTCTTGGAACCAAAGCACAAGCATTGCAGTTCAGATTACTTGTAAACAAATCAGCTGGCGACAATGTATTCTTAACATTCCAGAACATTCAGAAAGGTTCTGATGTAAGTGATCCAAGCTGGGTACTTCAATACAATGTATTCCGAGGTCCAATTACATCTAACGGTGCTTCTGTTGATTCAATTTATGTTTTACTCTATAACTTAAATCAAAACGGTGGACTTGACCCCGGCGATTACAACAATTTGTTCACTGTAAAATATCGAGTTGCTGATTTACCTGCTCTTGTTGACACATCGAGATCAACATTTAAGATCACAAATGCTGAAGCATCAACATATCAGGGATTCCCGATTAACATAACTCCATCAAGAAATACCCTTACAGTTTTAGCAACTAACAGAGTAAGAAGCTATGGTGATGTTAACGGCGATGGTTTCATTGACATTCTTGACCTGATTGATGTTGTTGATCATATCGTTGGACGTGATTCTTTGGATGCAGCTGAATTTGTAAGAGCAGATATTGCACCCTGGACAATAGGTGCACCTGATCCTTCTCCTGATGGATTCGTTAATGTTCAGGACCTTGCTGTTATCCAGAACATAATTCTCACCGGATTCTATCCAAGTGGTGTTCAGGTTAATAACAAACCGACTGCTCAACAGGATATTCTTGCAAAATCCAACGGTGATGAAGAAGCTAAACTTATTCTATATTTGAATAAGAATGGAATTGCAATGCATCTTGACTCTAAGGTTGCAATTCGTGGAGTTCAGGTTCACTTTGGACAATTGCCAGATAATCCGGGCAATGTAAATATGGAATCTCAACTTGGTGGTGGATATTATTTCCATCAGGTTGATTTGCTCAGAGTGCTTATGTATGATCAGGCAGGTCAGAAGTATATTGAAGAAGGAAGACACTATGTTGGTAATATTCCATTCACAATTCAGAGACCTCAGGATATATCAATTGATAAGTTAATTCTTGTAAGCTTAGACAAGAGAAAACTTACAAACATCAAAGTTGAAATTATCTATGGTGATGCACCGCTTCCGTATGATTATGAATTGTTCCAGAACTTCCCGAACCCATTCAACCCATCAACCAGTGTAATGTTCACTGTACCGAAGAATGGACTTGTAACTATAAAAGTCTATGATATGCTCGGACAGGAAGTTGCAACTTTGGTTAACGAAGTCGTTGAAAGAGGCGTTTACACAGTTAACTGGGATGGATTGACTGATAAAGGTGGTTATGTAGCAAGTGGTAATTACATTTACAGAATGGTTGCCGGTGACTTTGTTAAATCAAGAAAGATGATGTTAATTAAATAA
- a CDS encoding T9SS type A sorting domain-containing protein, whose product MNKIFFLIITALFATYNFAQQEPTVKLPLTIDDGAGASRTLFFGLDTLGTDGIDIIFGESDVPPFPPIGAFEARFFLPENNFSGSLGSYIDIRNATFPFTGQKEFRLAYQPGFGTVINVSWNLPHNQANGVLQDIITGTLINVTMEDSGTYTVTNPNVFNRLKMLINFVNIIPVELSSFSASVVGTSVHLNWKTATELNNSGFEVQRKTDNTDWQTLAFIKGHGTTTQPQSYSYVDNSVSSNNKYYYRLRQNDFDGTFGFSNVIEIDISSPKDFTLEQNYPNPFNPSTNISFTLPKSSNVKLTIYNQIGEVVKELVNQQLEAGVYIYNWNAEGHSSGIYLYELQADGFKQTKKMSLLK is encoded by the coding sequence ATGAATAAAATATTCTTTTTAATAATTACGGCTCTGTTTGCAACTTATAATTTTGCTCAGCAGGAACCAACCGTCAAACTGCCTCTTACTATTGATGATGGTGCTGGTGCGAGCAGAACACTATTTTTTGGACTGGACACACTTGGAACTGATGGAATTGATATTATCTTCGGTGAAAGTGATGTTCCGCCTTTCCCACCAATAGGTGCATTTGAAGCAAGATTCTTTTTACCTGAGAATAATTTCTCTGGTTCACTTGGTTCCTATATTGATATAAGAAATGCAACTTTCCCTTTTACGGGACAGAAAGAATTTCGTCTTGCTTATCAACCTGGTTTTGGTACAGTTATAAATGTTTCCTGGAACCTTCCTCATAATCAGGCAAACGGAGTGTTGCAGGATATAATTACCGGTACTCTGATCAATGTTACTATGGAAGATTCAGGAACTTATACAGTTACAAATCCCAATGTATTTAATAGATTAAAGATGTTAATCAATTTTGTTAATATCATTCCTGTTGAGCTTTCTTCATTTTCTGCTTCTGTTGTTGGTACTTCAGTTCATCTGAATTGGAAAACTGCTACTGAATTAAATAACAGTGGTTTTGAGGTTCAGAGAAAAACTGACAACACTGACTGGCAAACACTTGCTTTTATTAAAGGACACGGTACAACTACTCAACCTCAGAGTTATTCTTATGTCGACAATTCTGTAAGTTCAAATAATAAATATTATTACCGACTCAGACAGAATGACTTTGATGGAACATTCGGCTTTTCAAATGTAATTGAAATTGATATAAGCTCACCGAAGGATTTTACTCTTGAACAGAATTATCCGAATCCGTTTAATCCTTCGACAAATATTTCCTTTACTTTGCCGAAGTCATCGAATGTTAAACTGACAATTTATAATCAAATAGGAGAGGTAGTAAAAGAATTAGTTAATCAACAGCTTGAAGCTGGCGTTTACATCTATAACTGGAATGCTGAAGGACATTCTTCAGGCATTTATTTGTACGAACTTCAAGCCGATGGTTTTAAGCAAACAAAGAAAATGAGTCTCCTGAAATAA